Proteins encoded within one genomic window of Aspergillus nidulans FGSC A4 chromosome VII:
- a CDS encoding uncharacterized protein (transcript_id=CADANIAT00007827), producing MEPPSNSQTESAAGSPSISEETKRKHRKRRNGRTRVSKACANCARRKVKCDGAIPCMPCLLRSKSCQAKPVGDKRGHEQIGANSGIIWAKRFASQCTDSHYDHCGQPLSPASTAPSRPQSTLPGEAYDENVRLNAFLDSESSLASRDEWNSWLEAFCREVHPQYPFLHLPTLKYLYTQLPDPSGLSGEHVFQNEEQRCQVSLVLVCLAIGCYCKSSYSSNFKGSCPGGWGIYSTAIDVYGNMMKTATNPSTGLLFTQTIVLMLLSLAISQLHCQGCHQRDTLSSIPVVRGEFMRRLWCSVYALDRELSIQTEDEFMIKDINVDFALPMNLGDTWMTIHYDDNRSSSDLADLIQNEILKRPTMEIPCLRETTCYARAASKTREMLCDKDTNNHHENSPLLIESLERYISGAFRTIVLAFHAENCQASQPSTEKQEIEKKGWSLRTIRWGYLRLLISLKALKRSKESDLPDSQASRFTCLHLIEEILLALNSLPHEFPKYTFPILHYWNSVVSIGLEMVAEEPLLRQFYGGTILEAVISLREFYSKTWLSSQMSQNILRMSYAARSIFADEIAEREGFLDQPRGLSSQRNMTAGLKKVPFTTSTLSPESAMNNSLDETFGLSSTTGAPGDVSIDQTTGNHGRTTANHSQEQNLSHISPELYIENSNGQASFHSQGAPGVPETNNPHHAESDPHILYANGHLGSQEASIVHDELNSQQLYTNPDSPVAQDTSGPGIPLNLSNSLDVHNRPDRFGSTLANETTQTIMSDSHISPGDQSFEPCDSGLSNALDCGIPELGLDENHLFTLSDAGLSPL from the exons ATGGAGCCGCCATCCAACAGCCAGACTGAATCAGCCGCTGGCTCGCCGTCAATTTCGGAAGAGACAAAGCGAAAGCATAGGAAGCGAAGGAATGGACGCACAAGGGTTTCAAAGGCATG TGCCAACTGCGCTCGTCGAAAGGTGAAA TGCGATGGGGCCATTCCCTGTATGCCATGCTTGCTTCGAAGCAAAAGCTGCCAGGCAAAGCCAGTCGGTGATAAACGAGGACACGAGCAAATTGGTGCAAATTCAGGAATAATTTGGGCAAAAAGGTTCGCATCACAATGCACAGACAGCCATTACGATCACTGTGGGCAGCCGCTGTCCCCTGCCTCGACGGCACCATCACGACCGCAATCCACCCTTCCAGGGGAGGCATATGACGAAAATGTCCGTCTAAATGCATTTCTCGACTCTGAATCATCTCTTGCCAGTCGCGACGAATGGAACAGCTGGTTAGAGGCTTTCTGTCGAGAAGTCCACCCACAGTATCCGTTCTTGCACCTTCCGACATTAAAGTATTTATACACACAACTGCCAGATCCTTCAGGTCTGTCTGGCGAGCATGTCTTTCAAAATGAAGAGCAGCGTTGCCAGGTGTCGCTGGTGCTTGTCTGTCTGGCGATTGGGTGTTACTGCAAAAGTTCTTATTCGAGCAATTTCAAGGGTTCCTGTCCTGGCGGCTGGGGCATCTATTCAACCGCCATTGATGTCTACGGCAACATGATGAAAACCGCAACAAATCCTTCGACGGGGCTACTTTTTACGCAAACGATTGTGCTCATG CTGCTCAGTTTGGCCATTTCACAACTACACTGTCAGGGCTGCCATCAACGCGATACTTTGAGCAGCATCCCAGTTGTCAGAGGCGAGTTCATGCGGCGTTTGTGGTGTTCAGTCTATGCCTTGGATCGAGAACTGAGCATCCAAACAGAAGACGAGTTCATGATCAAGGACATCAATGTCGACTTTGCTCTTCCAATGAACCTGGGTGATACATGGATGACCATTCACTATGATGACAACAGAAGCTCTTCAGACCTCGCTGATCTAATTCAAAATGAGATATTGAAAAGGCCTACAATGGAAATACCGTGCCTCAGGGAAACGACATGCTATGCAAGAGCAGCTAGCAAGACCCGGGAGATGCTGTGTGACAAGGACACGAATAATCATCATGAGAACAGTCCATTGTTGATTGAGAGCCTAGAGCGCTATATCTCAGGGGCGTTCCGGACGATTGTGTTGGCATTCCACGCAGAAAATTgtcaagccagccagccttcaACGGAGAAACAAGAAATTGAAAAGAAGGGATGGTCACTGAGAACAATT AGATGGGGCTACTTGCGTCTCCTGATCAGTCTCAAGGCGCTCAAACGATCGAAAGAGTCAGACCTCCCTGACAGTCAAGCAAGTCGGTTTACCTGTCTGCATCTGATTGAGGAGATTCTCTTGGCTCTCAATTCACTGCCACATGAGTTTCCAAAGTATACATTTCCCATCCTCCACTATTGGAATAGTGTGGTGAGCATTGGACTCGAGATGGTTGCTGAAGAACCCTTGCTTCGCCAATTCTATGGCGGAACAATACTCGAAGCCGTCATCTCCCTCCGCGAATTTTATTCAAAAACATGGCTGTCGAGCCAGATGAGCCAAAACATCCTCCGTATGAGCTATGCCGCCCGCTCAATTTTTGCCGACGAAATCGCTGAACGCGAGGGTTTTCTGGATCAACCCCGAGGCCTCTCAAGTCAAAGGAACATGACCGCAGGGTTGAAGAAAGTACCATTCACCACGAGCACGCTCTCTCCAGAATCAGCAATGAATAACTCGTTGGATGAGACCTTTGGATTATCCAGCACTACTGGAGCACCTGGGGATGTGTCTATCGATCAGACAACCGGAAATCATGGTAGAACAACCGCCAACCACAGCCAAGAACAGAATCTTTCCCATATATCACCGGAACTGTATATTGAAAACTCCAATGGCCaagcttccttccattcccaGGGAGCTCCTGGCGTGCCGGAAACCAACAATCCTCACCATGCAGAAAGTGACCCGCACATTCTCTACGCAAATGGTCACTTGGGCAGCCAAGAAGCCAGCATTGTCCATGACGAACTCAACAGCCAACAGCTTTATACCAATCCCGATTCACCCGTCGCTCAGGACACATCCGGGCCAGGCATTCCTTTGAATCTTTCCAATTCTCTCGATGTTCACAATCGTCCTGACCGCTTTGGTTCCACCTTGGCAAACGAAACAACGCAAACCATCATGTCGGACAGTCACATCTCACCTGGTGATCAATCATTCGAGCCTTGTGATTCTGGCTTATCAAATGCCCTGGATTGTGGCATTCCCGAGCTTGGACTAGACGAGAACCACCTCTTCACGCTTTCAGATGCTGGATTGAGCCCGTTGTAG
- a CDS encoding N-acyl homoserine lactonase family protein (transcript_id=CADANIAT00007826), with protein MSSVNIDQAPQGTKLWLLHLGYVEADEGFFLAGAGTSTMTNPNCKNPRRKLVLTSALIDHPIEGLILFETGPGEAYPEVWGPPVNDIFGRVDYSPEHELEAALAKSGHSIKDIKAVIMGHLHIDHAGGLEKFSGTDIPIYVHEEELKHAFYSVATKSDAGVYHGKDLDAKLNWTAIHGETFELAQGITLRHAPGHTPGLVLMQVNLPDSGTWLFTTDQYHVSENYEQSIPHGWLARDYHAWVKTHQMVKTIAKRTNANLVFGHDLGVFFQYEHAPHAYT; from the exons ATGAGTTCTGTGAATATTGACCAGGCTCCACAG GGCACAAAACTGTGG TTACTTCATCTTGGATATGTGGAAGCAGACGAGGGGTTTTTCCTCGCAGGG GCCGGTACTTCGACTATGACAAATCCCAACTGCAAGAACCCACGACGCAAGCTTGTCCTTACATCAGCACTGATTGATCATCCAATCGAGGGTCTCATCCTGTTTGAGACTGGGCCTGGGGAGGCATACCCCGAAGTTTGGGGCCCGCCTGTCAATGATATATTTGGGCGGGTTGACTATTCGCCAGAGCATGAACTCGAAGCCGCTCTCGCCAAGTCCGGACACTCGATCAAGGATATCAAAGCTGTGATCATGGGGCATCTCCATATCGACCATGCCGGGGGGCTTGAGAAATTCAGCGGAACCGATATTCCGATCTATGTACACGAAGAAGAGCTTAAGCACGCGTTTTACAGTGTGGCCACCAAGTCCGACGCAG GTGTCTATCATGGCAAAGATCTTGACGCCAAGCTCAATTGGACGGCCATCCATGGGGAGACATTTGAGCTTGCCCAGGGTATTACCCTGAGGCATGCACCCGGCCACACTCCAGGGCTGGTCCTTATGCAG GTCAATCTTCCAGACAGTGGGACATGGCTATTTACTACCGACCAATACCATGTCAGCGAGAATTACGAACAATCTATTCCGCATGGCTGGCTTGCTCGAGACTATCATGCCTGGGTCAAGACGCATCAGATGGTGAAGACCATTGCAAAGCGAACAAATGCGAATCTGGTGTTCGGACACGATTTGGGAGTATTTTTCCAGTATGAACATGCCCCTCATGCCTACACCTAG
- a CDS encoding uncharacterized protein (transcript_id=CADANIAT00007824) has product MDVPVLIIGTGPSGATAALHLGRLGIKSIVVSRHRGTANTPRAHIFNQRAMEVLRDAEIEAQCYREASSMEHMAHSSFLDKLTGQEYGRLWAWGNKPQQKGEYEVASPCHMSDLPQSHLEPILVDEAKKLGAQFRFYTEFVSVTQDESGVSTILRDRESEKTYMVRSNYLLGCDGARSAVVSALGIPITGRQINTAFNVHIQADLTKYIAHRPGSLNWILNPEAPDWSAVGNFRMVRPWHEWVVSMHPASKNGKRFTPTEADIIKRLHQMIGDTSIPIKVLSTFEWTINDQVADYWQRDRILCIGDAVHRHPPINGLGSNTCLSDAFNIAWKLAYVIKGIAKPALLETLSVERKPVGDGIVRRANTGMEAHRNLWSIIGLTPEDRQNALSLLSEDSPAGQQKRKDWANALEAIDAEVQALGIQMNQFYVGSPGVIAEPDDLPPDFGALDPIKELKVSTYPGYHLPHIWLSKNGQSERESTLDLAGHGRFALFTGVGGDCWISAAKALTASAWGVEVVGYKVGFGGDYMDCYREWAQVRGVDEDGVVLVRPDHFIAWRYPRRSDDAEARLRCVLEKILGF; this is encoded by the exons ATGGACGTTCCAGTTCTCATCATCGGCACTGGCCCTTCTGGCGCTACTGCAGCCCTTCATTTGGGTCGTCTTGGAATCAAATCTATCGTTGTATCCCGCCACCGAGGAACCGCCAATACCCCTCGCGCACATATCTTCAACCAGCGGGCGATGGAGGTCCTTCGCGATGCGGAGATAGAAGCTCAGTGTTATAGAGAAGCAAGCTCCATGGAGC ATATGGCGCACTCTTCCTTCCTGGACAAACTGACTGGCCAAGAGTACGGACGGCTTTGGGCTTGGGGAAACAAGCCGCAACAGAAGGGCGAGTATGAGGTCGCTAGTCCTTGTCACATGAGTGATCTTCCTCAGTCTCATCTGGAGCCAATTCTTGTCGATGAGGCCAAAAAGCTCGGCGCACAGTTCCGCTTCTACACCGAGTTTGTGAGCGTCACCCAGGACGAGTCTGGCGTGTCCACCATTCTGCGAGATCGAGAGTCAGAAAAGACTTACATGGTGCGCTCGAACTATCTACTTGGCTGTGACGGAGCGCGCAGTGCTGTTGTGAGCGCGCTGGGAATCCCAATTACAGGGAGACAAATCAACACGGCGTTCAACGTGCATATTCAAGCCGACCTCACCAAATACATCGCTCATCGTCCGGGAAGTCTCAATTGGATCTTGAATCCAGAGGCTCCAGACTGGTCCGCTGTCGGAAATTTTCGAATGGTGCGTCCCTGGCACGAATGGGTTGTCTCGATGCACCCGGCCTCGAAGAATGGCAAGCGATTTACCCCAACCGAGGCAGATATCATCAAACGTCTGCACCAGATGATCGGCGACACATCAATACCTATCAAGGTACTCTCGACATTTGAATGGACTATCAACGACCAGGTCGCCGATTATTGGCAGCGGGATCGGATCCTATGCATTGGAGACGCCGTTCATCGGCACCCTCCCATCAATGGTTTGGGTAGCAACACATGCCTGTCCGATGCATTCAACATTGCGTGGAAGCTAGCTTATGTCATTAAAGGCATTGCGAAGCCTGCTCTCCTGGAGACTCTCAGCGTCGAAAGGAAGCCTGTTGGTGATGGCATTGTTCGCCGCGCCAACACCGGCATGGAAGCACATCGGAACCTGTGGTCTATCATTGGGTTGACTCCAGAGGACCGGCAAAATGCCTTGTCATTGCTTTCAGAAGATAGTCCTGCTGGTCAACAGAAACGAAAGGATTGGGCGAATGCCCTAGAGGCTATCGACGCCGAGGTTCAGGCATTGGGGATCCAAATGAACCAATTCTATGTTGGATCTCCGGGTGTCATCGCAGAGCCTGACGACTTACCCCCAGATTTTGGAGCACTTGACCCaatcaaggagctcaaggtTTCCACTTACCCAGGCTACCACCTGCCACATATTTGGCTCTCGAAGAACGGCCAGAGTGAGCGAGAGTCTACCCTGGACCTCGCAGGACATGGTCGTTTTGCATTGTTCactggagttggaggagactGCTGGATATCTGCTGCCAAAGCTTTGACTGCTTCTGCTTGGGGTGTCGAGGTTGTTGGCTACAAGGTTGGATTTGGTGGAGATTACATGGATTGCTATCGAGAATGGGCCCAGGTTCGTGGTGTCGATGAGGATGGTGTTGTGTTAGTGCGCCCTGATCATTTCATTGCCTGGCGATATCCTCGTCGTAGTGACGATGCCGAGGCCCGGCTTCGTTGTGTTCTGGAGAAAATACTAGGCTTCTAA
- a CDS encoding protein CYP683A1 (transcript_id=CADANIAT00007823): protein MIFAQLPTLTAQVVHFMQSRLLLCITAFVVLCIIHTFLYAFLLSPVRHVPGPWWARVSRIPLLYATWQRRRSRYASDLLRKYGRLVVIAPDQIHTSDETAMKTIYAKSSIKTRFYAGMGSWKGVKSTLGFVDYRSAAPTRNNLIQCFQNRNLDTLVDSMACHITEFCDMLKPKVSNNKAVDGVVIFRLLALDIVTDILWGEKDTLLSKGFDQTPVFLRRFHAFSSWNALKSFIPGLDTYVRFLGSSNMRQLRADCNDMDVTAREALDRWHARPEERHQKDVLSMLQAMSNSDDPTKRIPSEHIPAYMVEMLAAGSSTTSHTAAFACDQLARYPKALEALQKELIEAFPDKENIDERKMLSLRYLEGVIYETMRLYPMIPGPLERHLGEWIEVDGMKVGPGVIASTAAYDQGRLPDVFPEPEKWNPERWLQATDRMKLNWIPFGHGCRSCPGSNLALTELKYILGTLFRRFRVQLPEDYPNEPLELADVFAAGSKTGHCWLEFEEMPK from the exons ATGATCTTCGCTCAACTTCCAACCCTTACAGCACAGGTTGTTCATTTTATGCAGAGTCGTCTTTTGCTCTGTATCACTGCCTTTGTCGTATTATGCATTATTCACACC TTTCTTTATGCCTTCCTGCTGTCTCCTGTCAGACATGTCCCTGGGCCATGGTGGGCTCGTGTGTCAAGAATTCCTCTCTTGTACGCCACATGGCAGCGACGTCGATCAAGATACGCCTCAGACCTGCTTCGCAAATATGGTCGTCTTGTGGTCATTGCCCCGGACCAGATTCACACGAGCGACGAGACTGCGATGAAGACAATCTACGCAAAGTCCTCCATCAAGACGCGTTTCTACGCCGGCATGGGGTCCTGGAAAGGCGTAAAGTCAACCCTTGGCTTTGTGGACTACCGCAGCGCTGCACCAACCCGCAATAATCTTATTCAATGTTTCCAAAATCGGAATCTCGACACTCTTGTTGATAGCATGGCTTGCCATATCACTGAGTTCTGCGACATGCTCAAGCCTAAAGTGTCCAACAACAAAGCCGTTGATGGAGTCGTGATTTTCCGCCTGCTGGCCTTGGACATTGTCACCGATATTCTCTGGGGTGAGAAAGACACTTTGCTATCGAAAGGCTTCGATCAGACGCCTGTGTTCCTCCGTCGCTTCCATGCGTTCAGCTCTTGGAATGCTCTAAAAAGCTTCATTCCTGGTTTGGACACCTACGTTCGTTTCTTAGGGTCTTCGAACATGCGTCAATTGCGAGCAGATTGTAACGACATGGATGTTACTGCACGCGAGGCGCTTGATCGTTGGCACGCGAGGCCCGAGGAGCGCCATCAGAAGGATGTTTTGAGCATGCTTCAGGCGATGAGCAACTCAGACGACCCGACGAAAAGAATCCCCAGTGAGCACATTCCGGCATACATGGTCGAAATGCTCGCGGCAGGGAGCTCTACTACATCACACACCGCGGCATTTGCCTGTGACCAACTTGCACGCTACCCCAAAGCACTCGAGGCATTGCAAAAGGAGCTCATCGAAGCGTTTCCGGACAAGGAAAATATCGATGAGAGAAAGATGTTATCGCTCCGATACCTGGAGGGCGTCATTTATGAGACGATGCGTCTCTATCCCATGATCCCAGGACCCCTAGAGCGACACTTAGGGGAATGGATTGAGGTCGATGGGATGAAGGTCGGCCCAGGAGTTATTGCCTCAACTGCCGCCTATGATCAGGGTCGTCTCCCAGATGTGTTTCCGGAGCCTGAAAAATGGAATCCCGAACGGTGGCTCCAGGCTACTGACCGGATGAAGCTCAATTGGATTCCATTTGGTCACGGATGCCGGTCTTGCCCTGGATCAAATCTTGCTCTCACTGAGCTGAAGTACATCCTTGGAACACTCTTCAGACGTTTCCGGGTTCAGTTGCCGGAGGACTACCCCAACGAACCCCTGGAACTGGCGGATGTTTTTGCAGCCGGCTCGAAGACGGGGCACTGTTGGCTTGAATTTGAGGAGATGCCGAAATGA
- a CDS encoding SDR family oxidoreductase (transcript_id=CADANIAT00007825), translating into MAKTALITGANGITGSAILEYLVKNTTASEWERIIITSRSPLKTAVNDSRVEFIALDFSNPPEKLADQMRSQCADVTHAYFSSYVHKDDFAELNEANRSLFENFLNALVDVAKGLQNCTLQTGGKYYNVHVRPVPWPAHEGHPRLVRAEENFYYHQEDFLAEKQRGSNWTWNVIRPEAIIGYTTKPNGMNEALTIALYFLINKELGVEAPMPTNAAYFNGVDDVSDARLIADLTIYASTHKNCANEAFNVTNGDVFSWRYMWPRLADWFGAKASSNQSFNRTSFKEGETHLDLNLEQWAQDKREVWNRLCDKAGSPLSKASFDAGTWTFQDWVFQRTWSSPLSINKARKFGWTGHLDSFDSFVDAFKRFKELGQIP; encoded by the coding sequence ATGGCTAAAACCGCTCTCATCACGGGCGCCAATGGCATCACTGGTTCTGCAATTCTGGAATACCTCGTCAAGAATACAACCGCCTCAGAATGGGAGCGTATCATCATCACGTCTCGGTCGCCCCTGAAGACGGCCGTCAACGATTCTCGCGTGGAATTCATCGCTCTCGACTTTTCCAATCCGCCTGAGAAGCTCGCGGACCAGATGCGCTCCCAATGTGCTGATGTGACCCACGCATACTTTTCATCCTACGTTCACAAGGACGACTTTGCCGAGCTAAACGAAGCCAATCGCTCCCTGTTTGAGAATTTTCTCAATGCCTTGGTCGATGTGGCAAAAGGCCTTCAGAACTGTACACTCCAGACTGGAGGAAAGTACTACAATGTCCACGTCCGACCGGTTCCATGGCCAGCTCACGAAGGCCACCCTCGTCTTGTTCGCGCCGAGGAAAACTTCTACTATCATCAGGAAGATTTCTTGGCTGAGAAACAGCGCGGTTCGAATTGGACCTGGAATGTAATCCGCCCAGAGGCAATCATCGGCTACACCACGAAGCCCAATGGCATGAATGAGGCCCTTACCATTGCACTCTACTTCTTGATCAACAAGGAGCTGGGCGTGGAGGCCCCTATGCCCACCAACGCTGCCTATTTCAACGGGGTGGATGATGTATCTGATGCACGTCTCATTGCCGACTTGACCATTTACGCCTCAACCCACAAAAACTGTGCAAACGAAGCCTTCAACGTCACAAATGGTGATGTCTTCAGCTGGCGGTACATGTGGCCCCGGTTGGCAGACTGGTTTGGAGCCAAGGCTTCGTCCAACCAGTCCTTCAACCGTACATCTTTCAAGGAGGGTGAAACCCATCTTGATTTGAACCTCGAACAGTGGGCGCAAGACAAGAGGGAGGTCTGGAACAGGCTTTGCGATAAGGCGGGTTCTCCCCTAAGCAAAGCAAGCTTTGATGCAGGCACTTGGACTTTTCAAGATTGGGTCTTCCAGCGGACTTGGAGTTCACCCTTGAGCATCAACAAGGCACGCAAGTTTGGCTGGACTGGCCACCTGGACTCATTTGATTCCTTTGTGGACGCTTTCAAAAGATTCAAGGAACTTGGACAGATTCCCTGA
- a CDS encoding fumarylacetoacetate hydrolase family protein (transcript_id=CADANIAT00007822) — MCPIEICWTHLVRYSSTANGPIKYGEPILGQTGDIGKLARDDQLKVKRLLGSDPFLLEKTDVVETVYRLYGPLEPKDVPIIRCIGLNYKTHILETGRPLPTCPTVFTKPSPAVADHDAPVPIPKIAQEQCDYEGELVIVIGREGKNIPEAEALNYVAAYTAGNDISARDWQREAGKAGPVPQWTFSKSFDNYAPLGPCLVRQDQLNEASMLSLRTLVNGDVRQESHTSDLCFGVRKLVAFCSQGQTLQRGSLIMTGTPGGVGLFMKPPQFLKDGDVVSVEIESIGTLQNTISFEN; from the exons ATGTGTCCCATCGAGATTTGCTGGACTCATCTTGTCCGCTATAGCTCGACCGCCAATGGCCCCATCAAGTATGGAGAGCCCATTCTCGGCCAAACTGGCGATATTGGCAAACTGGCCAGAGATGATCAACTGAAAGTGAAGCGACTTTTGGGCAGTGATCCATTTCTTCTGGAGAAGACTGATGTCGTTGAGACTGTCTATCGTCTCTACGGTCCCCTCGAACCAAAGGATGTGCCTATAATCCGCTGCATCGGCCTCAACTATAAAACACACA TTCTTGAAACCGGAAGGCCGCTACCTACTTGTCCTACCGTCTTCACCAAGCCGAGCCCAGCAGTAGCCGATCATGACGCTCCGGTTCCTATTCCAAAAATTGCACAGGAGCAATGCGATTACGAGGGTGAActcgtcattgtcattgGCCGTGAAGGCAAGAATATTCCAGAAGCCGAAGCTTTGAACTACGTTGCTGCTTACACTGCTGGCAATGACATTTCCGCCCGGGACTGGCAACGCGAGGCTGGAAAGGCCGGTCCTGTTCCCCAATGGACTTTCAGCAAGTCTTTTGATAACTATGCTCCCCTGGGACCCTGCCTCGTCCGACAGGATCAGCTTAATGAAGCGAGTATGCTGTCTCTACGGACCTTGGTCAACGGAGATGTTCGTCAGGAAAGCCACACGTCGGATTTGTGCTTCGGCGTTCGGAAGCTTGTTGCATTCTGTAGCCAAGGTCAAACCCTACAGAGAGGATCTTTGATCATGACTGGAACTCCGGGTGGAGTTGGGCTTTTCATGAAGCCACCTCAGTTTCTGAAGGATGGTGATGTGGTGAGCGTGGAGATAGAGTCTATCGGCACCCTGCAAAACACCATTTCCTTTGAAAATTAG